The proteins below come from a single Benincasa hispida cultivar B227 chromosome 4, ASM972705v1, whole genome shotgun sequence genomic window:
- the LOC120076132 gene encoding uncharacterized protein LOC120076132 produces the protein MVGDDFCDVVLNFFETCYLPGGVNSTAITLIPKRWGAERACGELQREQREVALCAKGRPSEGLRFDELRFLFGVLLAIAERDSLEFVRQVLTEFVKLSGLVTNVGKSSMFVAGVESVEVEVLAVYMGVSLGSLPFRYLGLPLLAGRLRVVDCAPLIQRITARIRSWAVRSLSFAGRLQLVSYLWKGSVVSRGSAQVAWDEVCLPLEEGGLGVKHVAAWNQAAIMNLDARLSEFMDGEGGWRWSTVSWELLKIWGFIQAVRPRERNRRLYGGRLRLVSALVHLMVSTVRARATSWRVDLLGLI, from the exons ATGGTTGGAGATGATTTCTGTGACGTTGTGCTGAATTTTTTTGAGACATGTTACCTGCCTGGTGGAGTTAATTCTACTGCTATTACTCTCATCCCTAAGAGATGGGGAGCTGAAC GAGCTTGTGGGGAACTACAAAGAGAGCAGAGGGAAGTCGCGTTGTGTGCTAAAGGTAGACCTTCAGAAGGCTTACGATTCGATGAATTGAGATTTCTATTTGGTGTGTTGTTGGCTATAG CTGAGAGAGATTCTTTGGAGTTTGTAAGGCAAGTATTGACAGAGTTTGTAAAGTTGTCTGGgttagttacaaatgttgggaAGAGTTCCATGTTTGTTGCAGGTGTGGAGTCGGTGGAGGTGGAGGTACTAGCTGTATATATGGGTGTCTCTCTTGGTTCGTTGCCTTTTAGGTATCTGGGTTTACCTTTATTGGCTGGTCGGTTGAGGGTTGTGGATTGTGCACCTTTGATACAGAGGATTACAGCTCGTATTAGAAGTTGGGCAGTAAGGTCCCTCTCCTTTGCTGGGAGGTTGCAGCTTGTTAG ttatttatggaagggtagTGTGGTGAGTCGGGGTAGTGCACAGGTGGCGTGGGATGAGGTGTGCTTGCCGTTGGAAGAGGGCGGGCTGGGTGTGAAGCATGTGGCCGCTTGGAACCAGGCTGCTATTATGAA TTTGGACGCGCGGTTGTCGGAGTTCATGGATGGTGAAGGAGGTTGGAGGTGGTCTACAGTGTCTTGGGAGCTGCTTAAGATCTGGGGTTTTATCCAGGCAGTGAGGCCTAGG GAGCGTAATCGACGGCTATATGGAGGTCGACTGAGGTTGGTGTCTGCtctggttcaccttatggtctctacggttcgtgctcGAGCTACTTCCTGGCGggttgaccttcttggtcttatctag
- the LOC120076620 gene encoding uncharacterized protein LOC120076620, whose translation MDNYSYSSYAESRDSSPRSCENPSWDDPSSNLNPTNNYKVKFMCSYGGKIQPRAHDNQLTYTGGDTKILAVDRTITFSALSSRLSSLCDVTVCFKYQLPGEDLDALISVTNDEDLEHMMLEYDRLIRISKPARLRLFLFPLNPPVPTILASRDSKSDRQWFVDALNSVRIQPLEDSSPPVDTPGSASNPDFLFGFDKGYHPSSIPCSNLTDLHAVHTVSNTAVKDVAAGSDCGSEDRHLVGEPVVSPSEFQRQIQDLQRLQVMTTERSSDETNSKTSASDSQPSKVAEKISPAPPPAAVPVPVPLAVPTAYFPERQMISSGYTVAASANGPATDQSIYLIPTAGGLFQAQTLRPINGPVGHQPYYGMHAYREPQVHSSVAPQASLQQPNVGVYTTEGIQMMQPKVTVNEAGYTQVAYDNIGRQVYFTTAPPYQTMAPVAVDHGRPSGGGISSYNTEGNVINAHKASGL comes from the coding sequence ATGGATAACTATTCCTATTCCTCCTATGCCGAATCTCGCGACTCCTCTCCTCGTTCCTGCGAAAACCCTTCTTGGGACGACCCTTCTTCCAACCTAAACCCTACCAACAACTACAAAGTCAAATTCATGTGTAGCTACGGCGGTAAGATACAGCCCAGAGCCCACGACAACCAACTCACATACACCGGCGGCGACACCAAGATTCTCGCCGTCGATCGTACTATCACTTTCTCTGCTCTTTCTTCCAGGTTATCTTCTCTCTGCGATGTTACTGTTTGTTTTAAGTACCAACTCCCTGGCGAAGATCTCGATGCTTTGATTTCTGTTACCAACGATGAGGATCTTGAGCACATGATGTTGGAGTATGACCGTTTGATTCGTATCTCGAAGCCTGCGAGGTTGAGGCTTTTTCTCTTCCCTCTAAATCCACCTGTCCCGACGATTCTTGCCTCCCGGGACTCCAAATCGGACAGACAATGGTTCGTCGATGCTTTGAATTCTGTGCGGATTCAGCCTCTGGAAGATTCCTCGCCGCCTGTTGATACTCCTGGATCTGCCTCGAATCCTGATTTCTTGTTTGGATTTGATAAAGGCTACCATCCGTCTTCCATTCCTTGTTCTAACTTGACGGATCTACACGCCGTACATACCGTGTCGAATACGGCGGTGAAGGACGTTGCCGCCGGTTCTGATTGTGGATCTGAAGATCGTCATTTAGTCGGAGAACCTGTTGTTTCTCCGTCGGAATTTCAGAGGCAGATTCAGGACTTGCAGAGATTGCAAGTGATGACTACTGAGAGAAGCAGCGACGAGACTAACTCCAAGACTTCTGCAAGTGATTCTCAACCATCAAAAGTTGCAGAGAAAATCTCTCCAGCTCCACCACCGGCGGCAGTTCCTGTTCCTGTACCATTGGCAGTCCCTACGGCGTACTTCCCCGAGAGGCAGATGATCTCCAGTGGTTATACAGTGGCTGCTTCAGCCAATGGTCCGGCCACCGACCAGTCAATATATCTAATTCCGACTGCAGGGGGTTTATTTCAAGCTCAAACGCTTAGACCCATCAACGGACCAGTTGGGCACCAGCCTTATTACGGAATGCATGCATACCGCGAACCCCAGGTTCACAGTTCGGTGGCACCACAGGCCTCTCTTCAGCAACCAAATGTCGGGGTTTACACTACTGAGGGGATTCAAATGATGCAGCCAAAAGTTACTGTAAATGAGGCTGGCTACACTCAGGTTGCGTATGACAACATCGGCAGACAAGTTTACTTTACCACCGCGCCGCCGTATCAGACCATGGCTCCGGTCGCGGTTGATCATGGGAGACCTAGTGGCGGTGGTATAAGCTCCTATAATACGGAGGGTAATGTGATTAATGCTCACAAAGCCTCTGGTTTGTGA
- the LOC120075861 gene encoding CBL-interacting serine/threonine-protein kinase 8, whose product MVVRKVGKYEVGRTIGEGTFAKVKFAQNTETGESVAMKILDRSTIIKHKMVDQIKKEISIMKLVRHPYVVRLHEVLASRTKIYIILEYITGGELFDKIVHHGRLSEAESRKYFQQLIDGVDYCHSKGVYHRDLKPENLLLDSLGNLRISDFGLSALPEQGVSLLRTTCGTPNYVAPEVLNHKGYDGAMADVWSCGVILYVLMAGYLPFDELDLTTLYSKIERAEFSCPSWFPVGAKALIHKIFDPNPSTRITIEQIREDEWFKKNYVSVKLFEDEDVNLDDVNAVFDDPEEQRTEEQRGNEDMSPLALNAFDLIILSQGLNLGTMFDRGQDSMKYATRFVCQKPAKVLLSTMEVVAQSMGYKTHIRNYKMRVEGPSASKTSYFSVIMEIFEVAPSFFMVDIQKAAGETSEYLKFYKSFYSKLEDIIWKPSIDTSKSRITKNKSKKR is encoded by the exons ATGGTGGTTAGGAAAGTCGGCAAATACGAGGTCGGGAGGACGATTGGGGAAGGTACTTTTGCAAAGGTAAAGTTCGCTCAGAACACTGAGACTGGCGAGAGTGTTGCTATGAAAATCCTCGATCGGAGCACCATAATCAAGCACAAGATGGTCGACCAG ATAAAGAAGGAGATTTCTATCATGAAGCTTGTGAGGCACCCTTATGTTGTTCGTCTTCATGAG GTTCTTGCAAGCCGTACTAAGATTTATATAATCTTGGAGTACATTACTGGTGGTGAATTGTTTGACAAAATA GTTCATCATGGCCGGCTTAGTGAAGCTGAATCTAGGAAGTACTTCCAACAGCTAATTGATGGCGTAGATTATTGCCATAGCAAGGGAGTATACCACAGAGATTTGAAG CCTGAGAATCTCCTACTCGACTCCCTAGGTAATTTAAGGATCTCAGACTTTGGTCTGAGTGCATTGCCTGAACAA GGAGTTAGCCTACTCCGCACAACATGTGGGACTCCAAACTATGTAGCACCAGAG GTGCTCAATCACAAGGGTTATGATGGTGCTATGGCAGACGTTTGGTCCTGTGGGGTAATCCTTTATGTGTTAATGGCAGGATATCTTCCATTTGATGAGCTTGATCTCACCACGTTATATAGTAAG ATTGAGAGAGCTGAGTTTTCATGTCCATCTTGGTTCCCGGTGGGGGCAAAAGCCTTGATCCACAAAATATTTGATCCCAATCCTTCAACT CGTATTACAATTGAACAGATCAGAGAGGATGAGTGGTTCAAGAAAAATTATGTTTCTGTCAAACTGTTCGAAGATGAAGATGTAAATCTGGATGATGTAAATGCTGTCTTTGATGATCCTGAG GAACAAAGGACCGAAGAACAACGTGGTAACGAGGATATGAGCCCTCTGGCCCTTAATGCATTTGATTTAATAATTCTATCTCAAGGCTTAAACCTGGGAACGATGTTTGACCGCGGCCAG GATTCTATGAAGTATGCCACACGCTTTGTCTGCCAAAAGCCTGCAAAGGTTTTATTGTCAACAATGGAAGTTGTAGCTCAATCAATGGGTTACAAGACACACATTCGCAATTACAAG ATGAGAGTAGAAGGCCCATCGGCAAGCAAAACTTCGTATTTCTCAGTCATTATGGAA ATTTTTGAAGTTGCTCCCTCGTTCTTTATGGTGGACATCCAGAAAGCAGCAGGGGAAACCAGCGAGTACCTCAAG TTCTACAAGAGCTTTTATAGCAAACTTGAAGATATCATCTGGAAACCTTCAATTGACACCAGCAAATCAAGGATCACCAAGAACAAGAGTAAAAAACGTTGA